A single window of Achromobacter xylosoxidans DNA harbors:
- a CDS encoding glutamate-cysteine ligase family protein encodes MTPRAGQTLGLEMEMVVARRESGTSHPVVGYFDALAAIKTARGEAPDLVRIDGKTVGVSVAAGESGLDNGFNLLETALAPVSEEEGGLAELARRVGRELADASAALHGEDAVILNASEHPQCTLDPAWYASVHVPRPIYRELVGHREWLHRVGIDAKAQNSPCTSVDVSQAARALNVVLALAPASIAIFANSPLENGRVTGLKENRLTVWDRMFRHSRFAGDHYLQRLPERPFVDLGDYFRWMFAPGTVSRCLPLAVDEGYKSAAGVYLRGSPSLSAFLASEGWSGLRTDTGEVVTITPQGSHFEYSQFAHFLDARWRYRLAAPPTLDALRSAWRQPGGIEDLFARLGASGYIEGRAPGAGFADGQLLQEAGPAVAATLVMAPSALQLGLMRNLSQAEDLLRAWGWLRLRAMRADAIRDALHDPAVRALADEVLTVAAGGLAPAERDWLAYARYAIDTRSTGADRLLQLWRQHGDDSDRLAAICRARALVQL; translated from the coding sequence ATGACGCCGCGAGCGGGACAGACGCTGGGACTGGAAATGGAGATGGTGGTGGCGCGCAGGGAGAGCGGCACCAGCCATCCCGTGGTGGGCTACTTCGATGCGCTGGCGGCCATCAAGACCGCGCGCGGCGAGGCGCCAGACCTGGTGCGCATCGACGGGAAAACCGTCGGCGTATCGGTGGCGGCCGGCGAAAGCGGCCTGGACAACGGCTTCAACCTGCTGGAGACCGCGCTCGCGCCGGTGTCCGAGGAAGAGGGGGGGCTGGCCGAACTGGCGCGGCGTGTGGGACGCGAACTGGCGGATGCGAGCGCCGCCTTGCACGGCGAGGATGCGGTGATCTTGAACGCGTCCGAACATCCGCAGTGCACACTGGACCCCGCCTGGTATGCGTCGGTGCATGTGCCACGACCGATCTATCGCGAACTGGTCGGGCATCGGGAATGGCTGCACCGTGTGGGCATCGACGCCAAGGCGCAGAACAGCCCGTGCACGTCGGTGGACGTGTCGCAGGCGGCGCGCGCGCTGAACGTGGTACTGGCGTTGGCGCCAGCCAGCATCGCGATCTTCGCCAACAGCCCGCTGGAAAACGGCCGCGTCACCGGCCTGAAGGAAAACCGGCTGACCGTGTGGGACCGCATGTTCCGCCATTCGCGCTTTGCCGGCGATCATTATCTGCAGCGTCTGCCCGAGCGTCCGTTCGTGGATCTGGGCGATTATTTCCGCTGGATGTTCGCGCCGGGCACCGTCAGCCGGTGCCTGCCGCTGGCGGTTGACGAAGGCTACAAATCGGCCGCGGGTGTCTACTTGCGTGGTTCGCCGTCGCTTTCGGCGTTCCTGGCGTCCGAAGGCTGGAGCGGCCTGCGCACGGATACTGGTGAGGTGGTGACCATCACGCCGCAAGGCAGCCACTTCGAGTATTCGCAGTTCGCGCATTTCCTGGATGCGCGTTGGCGCTACCGACTGGCGGCGCCACCGACGCTGGATGCGTTGCGGAGCGCCTGGCGGCAGCCTGGCGGCATCGAGGATTTGTTCGCGCGCCTGGGCGCCAGCGGCTATATCGAAGGCCGCGCGCCGGGCGCGGGCTTTGCCGATGGGCAGTTGCTGCAGGAGGCCGGCCCCGCGGTGGCGGCGACGCTGGTGATGGCGCCGTCCGCGCTGCAACTGGGCCTGATGCGCAATCTGTCGCAGGCCGAAGACCTGTTGCGGGCGTGGGGGTGGTTGCGGTTGAGGGCGATGCGCGCCGACGCAATACGCGACGCGCTCCATGATCCTGCGGTGCGCGCGCTTGCCGATGAGGTGCTGACGGTGGCCGCGGGCGGCCTGGCGCCGGCCGAACGCGATTGGTTGGCGTATGCGCGATACGCCATCGACACGCGCAGCACCGGTGCCGACAGGCTGCTGCAACTGTGGCGGCAGCACGGCGATGATTCCGATCGGCTGGCCGCGATCTGCCGCGCCCGGGCTCTCGTCCAGCTGTGA
- a CDS encoding SpoVR family protein produces the protein MNAILGALVEPESADSPRPLSQGSEWTFELIQSYDEAISRVAREYGLDTYPNQIEVITSEQMLDAYASAGLPIGYPHWSYGKEFIRNEQFYRRGMQGLAYEIVINSNPCIAYLMEENSMTMQALVIAHACYGHNSFFKGNYLFRQWTDADGVLDYLVFARKYVMDCEDRYGIDAVEALLDSCHALSHHGVDRYKRPTPISYKEEAARQAERQEHARLQYNDLWRTLPRLEADKDERVAASVFPPEPEENLLYFIEKYSPKLAPWQKELVRIVRKIAQYFYPQTQTKVMNEGWATFWHYTILNRLHEKGLVNDGFMMEFLQSHTNVVSQRGFDERGYGGINPYALGFAMMSDIRRICEKPTDEDRRWFPDIAGGDWLKTLDFAMRNFKDESFISQYLSPRLIREFRFFAISDHQANPKLEVAAIHDDEGYRDIRRLLAAQHNRDNQVPDIQVTRFNRDTDRSLVLRHLRSRGRPLAAEDAEQVMKHLARLWGFRVRLEETEPDGTVSSYREQDPPNA, from the coding sequence ATGAATGCCATCCTGGGCGCACTGGTGGAGCCGGAATCGGCCGACAGCCCCCGGCCGTTGTCGCAAGGTTCCGAATGGACGTTCGAACTGATCCAGTCCTATGACGAAGCGATCTCGCGGGTCGCGCGCGAGTACGGGCTGGACACCTATCCGAACCAGATCGAGGTCATCACCTCGGAGCAGATGCTGGACGCGTATGCGTCGGCGGGCCTGCCCATCGGTTATCCGCACTGGTCGTACGGCAAGGAGTTCATCCGCAACGAGCAGTTCTACCGGCGCGGCATGCAGGGCCTGGCCTACGAGATCGTGATCAATTCCAACCCCTGCATCGCGTATCTCATGGAAGAGAACTCCATGACCATGCAGGCGCTGGTGATCGCGCACGCCTGCTATGGCCACAACTCCTTCTTCAAGGGCAACTACCTGTTCCGCCAGTGGACCGACGCCGACGGCGTGCTGGACTACCTGGTGTTCGCCCGCAAGTACGTGATGGATTGCGAGGACCGCTACGGCATCGATGCGGTGGAGGCGCTGCTGGATTCCTGCCATGCGCTGTCGCACCATGGCGTGGACCGCTACAAGCGGCCGACGCCGATCTCGTACAAGGAAGAGGCCGCGCGCCAGGCCGAACGCCAGGAACACGCGCGCCTGCAATACAACGACCTGTGGCGCACACTGCCGCGGCTGGAGGCCGACAAGGACGAGCGGGTCGCCGCGTCGGTGTTCCCGCCCGAGCCGGAAGAGAACCTGCTGTACTTCATCGAGAAGTATTCGCCCAAGCTGGCGCCGTGGCAGAAGGAGCTGGTGCGCATCGTGCGCAAGATCGCCCAGTATTTCTATCCGCAGACCCAGACCAAGGTCATGAACGAGGGCTGGGCCACGTTCTGGCACTACACCATCCTGAACCGGCTGCACGAGAAGGGGCTGGTCAACGATGGCTTCATGATGGAGTTCCTGCAGAGCCACACCAACGTCGTCAGCCAGCGCGGTTTCGACGAGCGCGGCTACGGCGGCATCAACCCGTACGCGCTGGGCTTTGCGATGATGTCGGATATCCGCCGCATCTGCGAAAAGCCCACCGACGAGGATCGCCGCTGGTTCCCCGACATCGCCGGCGGCGACTGGCTCAAGACGCTGGACTTCGCCATGCGCAACTTCAAGGACGAGTCGTTCATCTCACAGTACCTGTCGCCGCGCCTGATCCGCGAGTTCCGCTTCTTCGCGATCTCGGACCACCAGGCCAATCCCAAGCTGGAAGTGGCCGCGATCCACGACGACGAAGGCTACCGCGACATCCGCCGCCTGCTGGCCGCGCAGCACAACCGCGACAACCAGGTGCCGGACATCCAGGTCACGCGCTTCAACCGCGACACCGATCGCTCGCTGGTGCTGCGGCACCTGAGGAGCCGCGGCCGGCCGCTGGCGGCCGAGGACGCGGAGCAGGTCATGAAGCACCTGGCGCGGCTGTGGGGCTTCCGGGTGCGGCTGGAGGAAACCGAGCCGGACGGCACGGTCAGCTCGTATCGCGAACAGGATCCGCCGAACGCCTGA
- a CDS encoding ABC transporter substrate-binding protein: MKTSLSTLLLSLALLAPAASLAQAAAAPTAGPAAAAPPVATPQVFPTKPVTRPDGRKWRIGYFESGDYSEYPRTLRVTVDGLQKLGWITVPVIPDGLNGRQMWEYLADNVRSDTLEFVRDAWWQPGNFDAAQRPAVRESIKQRLEGRKDIDLIIAMGTWAGQDMAGLGAPVPTIVASTSDAVGARITRSAQDSGLDNLHARVQPERYQRQVRLFHEIVPFKRLGLVYEDSPEGRTYSAVEAVEQVAREQGFKVLTCNAPSNGIAPEVATRNALECYARLAPQIDAAYVTVHRGVTPTSIDTVAEILRQARVPSFSMLGSEEVKHGLLLSLAQADYSYVGLFYAETMARIFNGAKARELSQVWIDPAKIALNLQTARVIGFDPPVDILLAADEVYEAR, translated from the coding sequence ATGAAGACATCGCTGTCCACCCTATTGCTGAGCCTGGCCCTGCTGGCGCCCGCCGCGAGCCTGGCCCAGGCCGCGGCGGCCCCCACCGCCGGTCCTGCCGCGGCCGCGCCGCCCGTCGCCACGCCACAGGTGTTCCCCACCAAGCCGGTGACGCGCCCCGACGGCAGGAAATGGCGCATCGGCTATTTCGAGAGCGGCGACTACAGCGAATATCCGCGCACGCTGCGCGTCACCGTCGATGGCCTGCAGAAACTGGGCTGGATCACCGTTCCCGTCATCCCCGACGGCCTCAATGGCAGGCAGATGTGGGAATACCTGGCCGACAACGTCCGCAGCGACACGCTGGAATTCGTGCGCGACGCCTGGTGGCAGCCGGGCAACTTCGACGCCGCGCAGCGGCCCGCCGTGCGCGAATCGATCAAGCAGCGCCTGGAGGGCAGGAAGGACATCGACCTGATCATCGCCATGGGCACCTGGGCCGGCCAGGACATGGCGGGCCTGGGCGCGCCGGTGCCTACGATCGTGGCCTCGACCAGCGATGCGGTCGGCGCCCGCATCACCCGCTCGGCGCAGGACAGCGGCCTGGACAATCTGCACGCGCGCGTCCAGCCAGAGCGCTATCAGCGGCAAGTGCGCCTGTTCCATGAGATCGTGCCGTTCAAGCGGCTCGGCCTGGTATACGAGGATAGCCCCGAAGGCCGCACTTACAGCGCGGTCGAGGCGGTCGAGCAGGTGGCGCGCGAACAGGGTTTCAAGGTGCTGACCTGCAACGCGCCCTCCAACGGCATCGCGCCCGAAGTGGCCACCCGCAATGCGCTGGAATGCTATGCCAGGCTGGCGCCGCAGATCGACGCGGCCTACGTCACGGTGCATCGCGGCGTTACCCCGACGTCAATCGACACGGTGGCCGAGATCCTGCGGCAGGCGCGGGTGCCCAGCTTCTCGATGCTGGGTTCCGAAGAGGTCAAGCATGGCCTGTTGCTGAGCCTGGCGCAGGCCGACTATTCGTACGTCGGCCTGTTCTATGCCGAGACCATGGCGCGCATCTTCAACGGCGCCAAGGCGCGCGAATTGAGCCAGGTCTGGATCGATCCGGCCAAGATCGCCTTGAATCTGCAGACCGCCCGCGTCATCGGCTTCGATCCGCCCGTGGATATCCTGCTGGCGGCCGACGAAGTCTACGAGGCGCGGTAA
- a CDS encoding LysR family transcriptional regulator: MTDRALDLEAVRAFIRIAELGSFTRAAEALQTTQAAVSLRLKRLEDRLGFRLVERTPRSVELSAQGATFLEHARELMQAHDRAVSVVAQTRRRLAIGISDHVAGPELPALIARMNAQDPQLLIEIRIGSSAELLQSFDRRELDTVIVRFHAGRGDGDLLAEEKFGWFAMPGWQHRAGTPLPLATMAEPCGVRAMAGQLLDEAGIPWTEVFVGGGVMAVAAAVMAGLGVAALSARMVPFGAVDVGPRLGLPELPRLPILLHTRARDSRARDALAALSAAFRSVARN; this comes from the coding sequence ATGACTGACCGCGCCCTCGACCTGGAAGCCGTCCGAGCCTTCATCCGCATTGCGGAACTCGGGAGTTTCACCCGCGCCGCCGAAGCCTTGCAGACCACGCAGGCGGCGGTCAGCCTGCGGCTCAAGCGGCTCGAAGACAGGCTGGGATTCAGGCTTGTCGAACGCACGCCTCGCAGCGTGGAACTTTCTGCACAGGGCGCGACCTTTCTCGAACATGCGCGCGAACTCATGCAGGCCCATGACCGGGCGGTCTCGGTTGTCGCGCAAACGCGGCGGCGTCTCGCCATCGGCATCAGCGACCATGTCGCCGGCCCGGAACTGCCCGCCTTGATTGCCCGCATGAACGCGCAGGACCCGCAACTGCTGATCGAAATCCGGATTGGATCGTCAGCGGAGCTGCTTCAGAGTTTCGACCGCAGGGAACTCGACACGGTGATCGTCCGCTTCCACGCGGGCCGCGGCGATGGAGACCTCCTCGCCGAAGAGAAGTTTGGCTGGTTCGCCATGCCGGGCTGGCAACATCGCGCGGGAACGCCCCTGCCGCTGGCCACGATGGCCGAACCTTGCGGCGTGCGCGCCATGGCTGGACAGCTGCTCGACGAGGCAGGCATACCCTGGACGGAAGTATTCGTGGGCGGCGGCGTGATGGCGGTCGCGGCCGCCGTGATGGCCGGGCTCGGCGTTGCCGCGCTCTCCGCGCGCATGGTGCCGTTCGGGGCGGTCGACGTCGGCCCCAGGCTGGGGTTGCCGGAATTGCCGCGCCTGCCCATTCTGCTTCATACCAGAGCCAGGGACAGCCGGGCGCGCGACGCGCTTGCCGCGCTCTCGGCCGCCTTTCGCAGTGTGGCGCGAAACTGA
- a CDS encoding Bug family tripartite tricarboxylate transporter substrate binding protein: protein MFSCRPWRRRVLQALCLTLAGAALPFTVQAQANYPDRPLRIIVPFTAGGSSDIQGRLLAEHLGKLYGQSVVVENRPGAGGHIGGKYVADSGPDGYTLLLGSIGLHATYGVYKTLNYRPADDLKLITIVAEMPHVVVANPALEATTLAELTAQAKAKPETLHFGSAGVGSSVHMVGELYKTASQAPIVHIPYRGSSAALNDLLGGQIQLLFENVPTTIGYIQSGKLKALAITGATRSAALPDVPTAAEAGLPGLTVTSWTTLAAGKDVPDALIEKISADLRRVYADPAFRAGLERLGMTPVGNTPAEARAFVERERARWNKVIEAEHISAG, encoded by the coding sequence ATGTTTTCATGCCGTCCCTGGCGCCGCCGCGTCCTGCAAGCCCTTTGCCTGACCCTCGCCGGCGCGGCCCTGCCGTTCACCGTGCAGGCCCAAGCCAATTATCCCGACCGACCGTTACGGATCATCGTACCGTTCACGGCCGGCGGCAGTTCGGACATCCAGGGGCGCCTGCTCGCCGAACACCTGGGCAAGCTCTATGGCCAGTCCGTCGTGGTCGAGAACCGGCCCGGCGCCGGCGGCCATATCGGCGGCAAATACGTGGCCGATTCCGGGCCCGATGGCTACACCCTGCTGCTCGGCTCCATCGGCCTGCACGCCACCTATGGCGTCTACAAGACCTTGAACTACCGCCCCGCCGACGACCTGAAGCTCATCACCATCGTCGCCGAGATGCCGCACGTCGTGGTAGCCAATCCAGCGCTGGAGGCCACCACCCTTGCCGAGCTTACCGCGCAGGCCAAGGCCAAGCCGGAAACGCTGCACTTCGGCTCGGCCGGCGTGGGCTCTTCGGTACACATGGTAGGCGAACTCTACAAGACCGCCTCCCAGGCCCCGATCGTACACATACCGTACCGCGGCAGCTCGGCCGCCCTCAACGACCTGCTCGGCGGCCAGATCCAGCTGCTGTTCGAGAACGTGCCCACCACCATCGGCTACATCCAGTCCGGCAAGCTCAAGGCGCTGGCCATCACCGGCGCCACGCGTTCGGCCGCGCTGCCCGACGTTCCCACCGCCGCCGAGGCCGGCCTGCCAGGCCTGACGGTCACCTCCTGGACCACGCTGGCCGCCGGCAAGGACGTGCCCGACGCGCTGATCGAGAAGATCAGCGCCGACCTGCGCCGCGTCTACGCCGACCCCGCGTTCCGCGCCGGGCTCGAACGCCTGGGCATGACCCCGGTGGGCAACACCCCGGCCGAGGCGCGCGCCTTCGTCGAACGCGAACGCGCCCGCTGGAACAAGGTCATCGAGGCCGAACACATCAGCGCCGGTTGA
- a CDS encoding putative nucleotide-diphospho-sugar transferase: MFDWFRRKWFGWSAEQTRVVPSFPRDTGAPDRRGGAATGVVVAFFTRDSIYETEKNRLLRSAQRLGLAVDAEPIESTGSWVRNASMKPSVLVAMRRKHAGPMLYVDVDAVFHRDPWPALAAMDCDIAAYYEPQGHLLSGTLFINHTPAATALLQAWAQACAENPDEWDQLVLERLLDSDAARAEPRYRLARLPVAYCWIFDKTDNAPCDEIYVEHLQASREATQRKRVFGRPVRAVRRRRDRVRAIERILFE, translated from the coding sequence ATGTTCGATTGGTTTCGACGCAAGTGGTTCGGGTGGTCCGCGGAGCAGACGCGCGTGGTGCCGAGCTTTCCGCGGGATACGGGAGCGCCGGACCGGCGTGGCGGTGCCGCCACCGGCGTGGTGGTCGCGTTCTTCACGCGCGACAGCATCTACGAGACGGAAAAGAACCGTCTGCTGCGATCGGCGCAAAGATTGGGACTGGCCGTCGACGCCGAGCCGATCGAATCCACCGGGTCCTGGGTGCGCAATGCGTCCATGAAGCCGTCGGTGCTGGTTGCCATGCGCCGCAAGCACGCGGGCCCCATGTTGTACGTCGACGTGGACGCGGTATTTCATCGCGACCCGTGGCCGGCGCTGGCCGCGATGGACTGCGATATCGCCGCCTACTACGAGCCGCAGGGGCATCTGCTGAGCGGCACGCTGTTCATCAACCATACGCCGGCCGCCACCGCGTTGTTGCAAGCCTGGGCGCAGGCTTGCGCGGAGAATCCGGATGAATGGGATCAATTGGTGCTCGAGCGGCTGCTTGACAGCGACGCCGCCCGCGCCGAACCGCGCTATCGGCTGGCGCGGTTGCCCGTTGCCTATTGCTGGATCTTCGACAAGACCGACAATGCGCCGTGCGACGAGATCTACGTCGAGCATCTGCAGGCCAGCCGGGAAGCCACGCAACGCAAGCGCGTGTTCGGCAGGCCGGTCCGCGCGGTCAGGCGCCGGCGGGACCGGGTGCGCGCGATCGAGCGGATCCTGTTCGAATGA
- a CDS encoding DsbA family oxidoreductase yields the protein MSKITIDFVSDVACPWCAVGLGGLLAAMERVAGEADVELHFRPFELNPDMPKGGQNTIERLMAKYGYSREQVQANRKAISERAAAVGMRMRMEDDNRSFNTFDAHRLLHWAGLQGQAGQTALKKRLLEVYHYENHDTSDAQVLARAAADAGLDEAQAREVLASGRYADEVRKEEADWRDRGITSVPSVILNGKYLVSGGQPADVFEQALRQVAREG from the coding sequence ATGTCCAAGATCACTATCGATTTCGTGTCCGATGTTGCCTGCCCCTGGTGCGCGGTGGGCCTGGGCGGCCTGCTGGCCGCGATGGAGCGGGTGGCGGGCGAGGCCGACGTCGAACTGCATTTCCGGCCGTTCGAACTCAATCCCGACATGCCCAAGGGCGGGCAGAACACCATCGAACGGCTGATGGCGAAATACGGCTACAGCCGCGAGCAGGTGCAGGCCAATCGCAAGGCGATCAGCGAACGCGCGGCAGCCGTCGGCATGCGCATGCGCATGGAGGATGACAATCGCTCGTTCAATACCTTCGATGCCCATCGCCTGTTGCATTGGGCCGGATTGCAGGGCCAGGCCGGCCAGACCGCGCTGAAGAAGCGTCTGCTGGAGGTCTATCACTACGAGAACCACGACACCAGCGATGCCCAGGTGCTGGCGCGGGCCGCGGCCGACGCCGGACTGGATGAAGCGCAGGCGCGCGAGGTGCTGGCGTCCGGGCGCTATGCCGACGAGGTGCGCAAGGAAGAGGCCGACTGGCGCGACCGGGGCATCACGTCCGTGCCGTCGGTGATCCTCAACGGCAAGTACCTGGTGTCCGGCGGCCAGCCGGCCGACGTGTTCGAACAGGCGCTGCGCCAGGTGGCGCGCGAGGGCTGA
- a CDS encoding tautomerase family protein, whose product MPLAHISLRTGKTEAYRQAIFDGVYRAMRETFDVPEDDQFMFLTEHEAANFRYGATYLDVARSDDLVFIQITANNTRGVEQKKALFQRIAALLGDNPGIRSEDVFVSLVEVVKENWSLGRGLAQYA is encoded by the coding sequence ATGCCGCTCGCTCATATCTCGTTGCGTACCGGAAAGACGGAGGCTTACAGGCAGGCGATCTTCGATGGCGTTTATCGCGCGATGCGCGAGACATTCGATGTTCCCGAAGACGACCAGTTCATGTTCCTGACCGAGCACGAGGCCGCGAACTTTCGCTACGGTGCGACTTACCTCGATGTCGCCCGCAGCGACGATCTCGTGTTCATTCAGATCACCGCGAACAACACGCGCGGCGTGGAGCAGAAGAAGGCGTTGTTCCAGCGGATCGCGGCATTGCTTGGCGACAATCCCGGCATCCGGTCCGAGGACGTGTTCGTCAGTCTCGTCGAGGTCGTGAAAGAAAACTGGTCGCTGGGACGCGGCCTGGCGCAGTACGCCTGA
- a CDS encoding LysR substrate-binding domain-containing protein produces the protein MSRPLNFRQIEAFHAVMLAGTTTGAAQMLRTTQPSISRLLAQAQQASGLKLFDMERGRLRPTREAKDLFDTVKRHFVGLERIEDRVAAMRRSGSGVLRLACTPALGLGMLPGAVEEFAQRYPDVHINMQTVGSQYLREGLLHGTYDVVVTTVPLDGAHLALHSLHESAAVCVMRPDHPLAALPAIGIADLNERRLLVLNADDDVYLQLRGAMLAHQVQPVSEIETTYSSTICALAAAGTGLGIVNPYIADVFAQQLAIRPFTPSLPVRVCMAYPAQTAPSVVTEAFVDILTRRFAGMPQR, from the coding sequence ATGAGCCGACCGCTGAATTTCCGTCAGATCGAAGCCTTCCACGCGGTAATGCTGGCCGGCACCACCACGGGTGCCGCGCAGATGCTGCGCACCACCCAGCCGTCGATCAGCCGCCTGCTGGCGCAGGCGCAGCAGGCCAGCGGCCTGAAGCTGTTCGACATGGAGCGTGGCCGCCTGCGTCCGACACGCGAGGCCAAGGACCTGTTCGACACCGTCAAGCGGCACTTCGTGGGCCTGGAGCGCATCGAGGACCGCGTGGCAGCCATGCGCCGCAGCGGCAGCGGCGTGCTGCGGCTGGCCTGCACGCCGGCGCTGGGCCTGGGCATGCTGCCGGGCGCGGTCGAGGAATTCGCGCAGCGCTATCCCGACGTGCACATCAACATGCAGACCGTTGGCAGCCAGTACCTGCGCGAAGGCCTGCTGCATGGCACCTACGACGTGGTGGTGACGACGGTGCCGCTGGACGGCGCGCACCTGGCGCTGCACAGCCTGCACGAGAGCGCGGCGGTCTGCGTGATGCGGCCCGACCATCCGTTGGCCGCGCTGCCCGCCATCGGCATCGCCGACCTGAACGAGCGCCGGTTGCTGGTGTTGAACGCGGACGACGACGTCTACCTGCAGCTGCGCGGCGCCATGCTGGCGCACCAGGTGCAGCCGGTGTCCGAAATCGAGACCACCTATTCCTCGACGATCTGCGCGCTGGCCGCTGCCGGCACCGGCCTGGGCATCGTCAATCCGTACATTGCCGACGTGTTCGCGCAGCAACTGGCGATAAGGCCGTTCACGCCGAGCCTGCCGGTGCGCGTCTGCATGGCTTATCCCGCGCAGACGGCGCCGTCGGTGGTGACGGAAGCGTTTGTCGACATCCTGACACGCCGGTTCGCGGGTATGCCGCAGCGCTAA